In Candidatus Methanosphaera massiliense, the following are encoded in one genomic region:
- a CDS encoding SufB/SufD family protein: protein MVSFKDRAEKAIDKKASVGADVDLDEFEAADVGQYDHIDSLEDLTKDDQKTLNSVGMETDEKGRAASFLQMDQSEIFVNNMFPGVEVMGTAQALDKYDWLKDYMWKAVQVDADKYTATTELGARSGYFIRSEPNTKLDIPIQACMYIGDDEVRQTAHNIIIAEENSEINIITGCSTATHVDNAAHIGVSEFYLKKGAKVTFTMVHNWAKEVDVRPRTGVIMDDNSTYISNYILAHPVRNLQAYPTAYANGKNCKVFFQSILAGKEDSLIDQGSRTVLSGENSQSEMITRAISEDNSTIYTRGDLLGKSPDVRGHLECMGLILSDDSKIYSVPELRGESTNMELSHEAAVGKIAEDEIQYLMARGLTEDEAASMIVRGFLDIDIKGLPDKLAQETKKLMDMSMEGM from the coding sequence ATGGTTTCATTTAAAGACAGAGCAGAAAAAGCAATAGACAAAAAAGCATCCGTTGGTGCTGATGTAGATTTAGATGAATTTGAAGCAGCAGATGTAGGACAATACGACCACATCGATTCATTAGAAGATTTAACCAAAGATGACCAAAAAACATTAAACAGTGTTGGAATGGAAACTGATGAAAAAGGAAGAGCAGCATCATTCCTACAAATGGACCAATCAGAAATATTTGTAAATAACATGTTCCCTGGTGTAGAAGTAATGGGAACAGCACAAGCACTGGATAAATATGACTGGTTAAAAGATTACATGTGGAAAGCAGTACAGGTAGATGCAGATAAATATACTGCTACAACAGAGTTAGGTGCAAGAAGTGGATACTTCATAAGAAGTGAACCTAACACTAAATTAGACATACCTATACAAGCATGTATGTATATTGGTGATGATGAAGTAAGACAAACTGCACACAACATAATTATTGCTGAAGAAAATTCTGAAATAAATATCATCACAGGCTGTTCAACAGCAACACACGTAGACAATGCAGCACACATAGGTGTATCAGAATTCTACCTTAAAAAAGGAGCAAAAGTAACATTCACCATGGTACACAACTGGGCAAAAGAAGTAGATGTAAGACCAAGAACTGGAGTTATAATGGATGATAACAGTACATACATCTCAAACTACATACTAGCACATCCAGTAAGAAACTTACAAGCATACCCAACAGCATACGCAAATGGTAAAAACTGTAAAGTATTCTTCCAATCAATATTAGCAGGAAAAGAAGATTCATTAATTGACCAAGGATCCAGAACAGTATTATCTGGAGAAAACTCCCAATCAGAAATGATTACAAGAGCAATATCTGAAGATAACTCTACAATATACACCAGAGGAGATTTATTAGGTAAATCACCAGATGTACGGGGACACCTTGAATGTATGGGATTAATATTATCTGATGACTCAAAAATATATTCAGTACCTGAACTAAGAGGAGAATCTACAAACATGGAATTATCACACGAAGCTGCTGTAGGTAAAATAGCTGAAGATGAAATCCAATATCTAATGGCTAGAGGATTAACAGAAGATGAAGCTGCATCAATGATTGTAAGAGGATTCCTTGATATTGATATTAAAGGATTACCAGATAAATTAGCTCAAGAAACCAAAAAACTCATGGATATGAGTATGGAAGGAATGTAA
- the sufC gene encoding Fe-S cluster assembly ATPase SufC, producing the protein MLLEIKDLEVEVEGKQILKGVNLEINEGERHVLLGPNGAGKSTLFMTILGFPKYEVTNGKIIYKGQDITNMETHERIKLGLGVTFQNPPAIHGVKLKDLLKIEDKDHEYKNDDELTNEVVELGKRLKLNETFLERDVNLGFSGGEVKRSELLQLLAQKPDFIMFDEPDSGVDIENVELISKEIGTLLGQDDPNTKKSGLLITHLGYILKYVNATHAHILIDGKITRTGNPTDIMNDVRKSGFGDA; encoded by the coding sequence ATGCTACTCGAAATAAAAGATTTAGAAGTAGAAGTAGAAGGAAAGCAAATATTAAAAGGAGTAAACCTGGAGATAAACGAAGGTGAAAGACACGTACTACTCGGCCCAAATGGAGCTGGAAAAAGTACACTATTTATGACAATACTTGGATTTCCAAAATATGAAGTCACGAATGGTAAAATAATATACAAAGGACAAGACATAACAAATATGGAAACCCACGAAAGAATCAAATTAGGTTTAGGTGTAACCTTCCAAAATCCACCAGCAATTCATGGAGTAAAACTAAAAGATTTACTAAAAATAGAAGACAAAGACCACGAATACAAAAATGATGATGAATTAACCAATGAAGTAGTTGAATTAGGAAAAAGATTAAAATTAAATGAAACTTTCCTTGAAAGAGATGTTAATTTAGGATTCTCTGGTGGAGAAGTAAAAAGATCTGAATTATTACAATTATTAGCACAAAAACCTGATTTCATCATGTTCGATGAACCTGATTCTGGAGTAGACATAGAAAATGTTGAATTGATTTCAAAAGAAATAGGTACACTTCTTGGACAAGATGACCCTAATACCAAGAAAAGTGGATTACTCATTACTCACCTGGGATACATATTAAAATATGTGAATGCAACACACGCACATATATTAATAGATGGTAAAATTACAAGAACAGGTAATCCTACAGATATTATGAACGACGTTAGAAAATCAGGATTTGGAGATGCATAA
- a CDS encoding hydrogenase iron-sulfur subunit, giving the protein MANDDIKIIVFSCNWCCYGGADTAGTSRMQYPPNIRMIRVMCSGRIEPQFILKALREGADGVFVGGCHMGDCHYDAGNYKFDRRMRLVYRLLDELGIEKERVQHDWISASEGEKFASTIRRVTAEIEELGPSPLKAQIEQEA; this is encoded by the coding sequence ATGGCTAATGACGATATTAAAATAATCGTTTTCAGTTGTAACTGGTGCTGCTACGGTGGAGCAGACACTGCAGGAACTTCAAGGATGCAATACCCACCTAACATAAGAATGATCAGAGTAATGTGCTCTGGTAGAATAGAACCTCAATTTATTCTAAAAGCTCTAAGAGAAGGAGCAGATGGAGTATTCGTAGGAGGATGTCACATGGGAGACTGCCACTACGATGCAGGTAACTACAAATTCGATAGAAGAATGAGATTAGTTTACAGATTATTAGATGAACTCGGAATTGAAAAAGAAAGAGTACAACACGACTGGATTTCAGCATCTGAAGGTGAAAAATTTGCTTCCACAATCAGAAGAGTAACTGCTGAAATAGAAGAATTAGGTCCATCACCACTCAAAGCTCAAATAGAACAGGAGGCATAA
- a CDS encoding NADH-quinone oxidoreductase subunit B family protein, giving the protein MAEKKKIGTMWLGGCSGCHIALTDLHELLLDVLDVAEFEFSPVLMDTKYDEIPHMDICLIEGGIRNDENRELAEVLREKSDMIVAYGTCAEFGGIPGLGNLYDNDELTEEAYINSESTVNPDKIIPNESVPHLESRVRPLSEAIKVDAALPGCPPKSDVIAQVLISLVKGEPVEIPDNNLCDVCEREKPPTGMAMDTIKRPWEVGPTDKDMCLVPQGIICLGPATRPLCGAQCPAVDTPCRGCYGPTDKVYDAGAKMISAISSDFGVENDKDVDPEEVAEQVEDIVGTFYTYTLPAALIPLKVKK; this is encoded by the coding sequence ATGGCAGAAAAGAAAAAAATAGGAACAATGTGGCTAGGCGGATGTTCTGGATGTCACATAGCTTTAACTGATTTACACGAACTATTATTAGATGTTCTCGATGTTGCAGAATTCGAATTTTCACCAGTATTAATGGATACAAAATACGATGAAATTCCACACATGGACATTTGTCTTATAGAAGGTGGAATCCGTAACGATGAAAACAGAGAACTCGCAGAAGTATTAAGAGAAAAATCTGACATGATTGTTGCTTACGGTACCTGTGCTGAATTCGGAGGAATTCCAGGATTAGGTAACTTATATGACAATGACGAGTTAACAGAAGAAGCATACATAAACTCTGAATCTACAGTAAACCCAGATAAAATCATACCTAATGAATCTGTACCACACCTAGAAAGCAGAGTAAGACCATTATCTGAAGCAATCAAAGTAGATGCAGCATTACCAGGATGCCCACCAAAATCTGATGTAATTGCACAAGTATTAATTTCATTAGTAAAAGGTGAACCAGTAGAAATTCCTGATAACAACCTTTGTGATGTATGTGAAAGAGAAAAACCACCTACGGGAATGGCTATGGATACCATCAAAAGACCATGGGAAGTTGGACCAACCGACAAAGACATGTGTCTAGTACCACAAGGTATCATATGTTTAGGTCCAGCAACACGTCCATTATGTGGAGCACAATGTCCAGCAGTAGATACACCATGCCGTGGATGTTATGGACCTACAGACAAAGTATATGATGCAGGAGCAAAAATGATAAGTGCTATCTCATCTGACTTTGGTGTAGAAAACGATAAAGATGTAGATCCTGAAGAAGTTGCTGAACAAGTAGAAGATATAGTAGGAACTTTCTATACTTACACATTACCAGCAGCATTAATCCCTTTAAAAGTCAAAAAATAG
- a CDS encoding Ni/Fe hydrogenase subunit alpha — MVELTLEPVTRIEGHAKITVDLDEEGNVKDTKLHVMEFRGFEKFLQGRPIEEVPRIVPRICGICDVQHHLAAAKACDQVFGFNDDEIYPAAYKMREIMNWASVMHSHTLSFYFLSAPDFIGGKDRKTRNVFQIIKDKPELAKKALELRRNSQDIVAAVGGRPIHQVSNTPGGITTELTDEEQKDNLVKAQRALELSLDTWDVAQGIFEENMDLIKTLGNVETYHCGLVDKKDGSWEMYNGNVRMCDKEGEKYAEFGSEDYQDYMAEGVKPYSWLKFPYIKDIGYPEGIYRVAPLSRINVCTKMPDPAERAQDYLKEFRSNFGYAQEPLLFHPARLIELVASAELAVDGLEGDLSGQKRPEAIDRDQITGKGIGIVEASRGTLTHHYETDENGLVTKANIVVATVQNNPAMEMGIQQVAKNYIKPGVEVDDKIFNLMEMVIRAYDPCLSCATHQLDTQMRLSTVEVYDHMGNLVKKV; from the coding sequence ATGGTAGAATTAACATTAGAACCAGTTACAAGAATAGAAGGTCACGCAAAAATTACAGTAGACCTTGACGAAGAAGGAAATGTAAAAGATACAAAATTACACGTAATGGAATTCAGAGGATTCGAAAAATTCCTACAAGGAAGACCAATCGAAGAAGTTCCAAGAATCGTACCAAGAATCTGTGGTATTTGTGATGTACAACACCACTTAGCAGCAGCTAAAGCATGTGACCAAGTATTTGGATTCAATGATGATGAGATATATCCAGCAGCTTACAAAATGAGAGAAATCATGAATTGGGCTTCTGTAATGCACTCACACACATTAAGTTTCTACTTCTTATCTGCACCTGACTTCATAGGTGGAAAAGATAGAAAAACCAGAAATGTATTCCAAATCATTAAAGATAAACCTGAATTAGCTAAAAAAGCTTTAGAACTAAGAAGAAACTCACAAGATATCGTAGCTGCTGTCGGTGGAAGACCAATTCACCAAGTATCCAACACACCTGGTGGAATTACCACTGAATTAACAGACGAAGAACAAAAAGACAACTTAGTAAAAGCACAAAGAGCTCTCGAACTTTCATTAGACACATGGGATGTAGCACAAGGTATTTTCGAAGAAAATATGGACTTAATCAAAACATTAGGTAATGTTGAAACATACCACTGTGGATTAGTAGACAAAAAAGATGGAAGTTGGGAAATGTACAATGGTAATGTAAGAATGTGCGATAAAGAAGGAGAAAAATACGCAGAATTCGGTTCAGAAGATTACCAAGACTACATGGCTGAAGGTGTAAAACCATACTCCTGGTTAAAATTCCCATACATAAAAGATATAGGATACCCTGAAGGTATATACAGAGTAGCTCCTCTATCAAGAATCAACGTATGTACAAAAATGCCTGACCCAGCTGAAAGAGCACAAGACTACTTAAAAGAATTCAGAAGCAACTTCGGTTACGCTCAAGAACCATTATTATTCCACCCAGCAAGACTCATAGAATTAGTTGCATCAGCAGAATTAGCTGTTGACGGCTTAGAAGGAGACTTAAGTGGACAAAAACGTCCTGAAGCAATAGACCGTGATCAAATCACAGGTAAAGGTATTGGTATTGTTGAAGCATCAAGAGGTACTTTAACCCACCACTACGAAACTGATGAAAACGGTTTAGTAACCAAAGCAAACATTGTAGTAGCTACAGTACAAAACAACCCTGCAATGGAAATGGGTATTCAACAAGTAGCTAAAAACTACATAAAACCTGGAGTAGAAGTTGACGATAAAATCTTCAACTTAATGGAAATGGTTATTCGTGCATACGACCCATGTCTATCCTGTGCTACTCACCAATTAGATACCCAAATGAGATTATCTACTGTAGAAGTATATGATCACATGGGTAACTTAGTAAAAAAAGTCTAA
- the mcrB gene encoding coenzyme-B sulfoethylthiotransferase subunit beta produces MPTYDDKIDLYGVDGKLLEEQVPLEAISPLVNPTIKNIIEEIKRSVAVNLAGIEKSLANGAYGGKANFIPGRELDLAIVDNADAIADKMEKILKVNDDDDLNIKLLNDGKQALVQIPSERLAVSGDYSVAPLATGAALIQAILDTFDINKYQASEIKTAAMGGYPHNVKLGGALTTLLGQTTHLEGLGYSLRNIGANHVVAITKKNTLNAVALSSILEQTATFEMGDAIGAFERSHLLGLAYQGLNANNIVYDLVKENGKATLGDVVISLLSRASDDGIIKVKETLPSGYKLYEPVDWALWNAYAAAGQIAAVIVNVGAARAAQGVASSILYYNDILEYEAGLPGVDFGRVMGTGVGMSFFSHGIYGGGGPGIFNGNHVVTRHSKGYAIPCNAAAMSLDAGTQMFSVEATSGLVGEVYSSVDNLREPVKYVAEGAHEVKDKI; encoded by the coding sequence ATGCCAACATATGACGATAAAATAGATTTGTATGGGGTAGACGGAAAACTTTTAGAAGAACAAGTACCTCTAGAAGCAATTAGTCCTCTAGTAAACCCAACTATAAAAAACATTATAGAAGAAATTAAGCGTTCTGTTGCAGTAAACTTAGCAGGTATTGAAAAATCCTTAGCAAACGGAGCATACGGTGGAAAAGCTAACTTTATTCCAGGAAGAGAATTAGATTTAGCAATTGTAGACAACGCAGATGCAATTGCTGACAAAATGGAAAAAATCTTAAAAGTTAACGACGATGACGATCTTAACATAAAATTATTAAACGACGGAAAACAAGCATTAGTACAAATTCCATCAGAAAGATTAGCAGTATCCGGTGACTACTCCGTAGCACCATTAGCAACAGGAGCAGCTTTAATCCAAGCTATACTCGATACATTTGATATAAACAAATATCAAGCTTCAGAAATAAAAACAGCAGCTATGGGTGGATATCCACATAACGTAAAATTAGGTGGAGCATTAACAACATTATTAGGACAAACAACTCACCTTGAAGGTTTAGGTTACAGTCTAAGAAACATTGGTGCAAACCACGTAGTAGCAATCACAAAGAAAAATACTCTTAACGCAGTAGCTTTATCATCAATCCTTGAACAAACTGCAACATTCGAAATGGGTGACGCAATCGGTGCATTCGAAAGAAGCCACTTATTAGGATTAGCATACCAAGGATTAAACGCAAACAACATAGTTTATGACTTAGTAAAAGAAAACGGTAAAGCAACACTCGGTGACGTAGTAATTTCATTATTATCCAGAGCATCCGATGATGGAATAATCAAAGTAAAAGAAACATTACCATCAGGATATAAATTATACGAACCAGTTGATTGGGCATTATGGAACGCATATGCAGCAGCAGGTCAAATTGCAGCAGTTATTGTTAACGTAGGTGCAGCAAGAGCAGCTCAAGGTGTAGCATCATCTATATTATACTACAACGATATCTTAGAATACGAAGCAGGTTTACCAGGAGTAGACTTTGGTAGAGTAATGGGTACTGGTGTAGGTATGAGTTTCTTCTCACACGGTATTTACGGTGGTGGAGGACCAGGTATCTTCAATGGTAACCACGTAGTAACAAGACACAGTAAAGGTTACGCTATACCATGTAACGCAGCAGCAATGTCCTTAGATGCAGGTACACAGATGTTCTCTGTAGAAGCTACATCAGGATTAGTTGGAGAAGTATACAGTAGTGTAGACAATTTAAGAGAACCAGTAAAATATGTTGCTGAAGGAGCACATGAAGTAAAAGATAAAATCTAG